Proteins co-encoded in one Malus sylvestris chromosome 7, drMalSylv7.2, whole genome shotgun sequence genomic window:
- the LOC126629232 gene encoding silicon efflux transporter LSI2-like isoform X2, which produces MAMPSPVKVVLGSIAFAVFWVLAVFPAIPFLPIGRTAGSLLGAMLTVVFRVLTPDQAYAAIDLPIIGLLFGTMVVSIYLERADMFKYLGKLLMWKTQGAKDLLCRICLISAVSSALFTNDTSCVVLTEFVLEVAGQHNLPPHPFLLALASSANIGSAATPIGNPQNLVIAVQSKISFGTFVIGILPAMLVGVCVNALILLCMFWRLLSVQMDEEDPATLTHSTSLNSQEMNSRLETPTVQSSLNVNVSIGNFETLRNRLPSSENEVNKVPSGVIESARISSASKEETNDLSSHKRDETIPSKRSPSNDRQTDAFPTESLEGKEHLTTRWKRILWKSGVYLITIGMLIALLMGLNMSWCAITAALALVVLDFTDARPSLEKVSYSLLIFFCGMFITVNGFNKTGIPSDLWDFMEPHAQIDRASGIYVLAVTILVLSNLASNFCCLEGGWQRRRP; this is translated from the exons ATGGCAATGCCTTCTCCAGTCAAAGTGGTTCTTGGCTCGATTGCTTTTGCAGTCTTTTGGGTGTTGGCTGTGTTTCCGGCTATCCCTTTCTTGCCAATCGGTAGGACTGCAGGGTCCCTCCTCGGGGCAATGCTTACGGTTGTTTTCCGAGTCTTAACTCCTGATCAAGCATACGCTGCTATTGATCTCCCAATCATTGGTCTTCTGTTTGGGACAATGGTTGTGAGTATCTATCTCGAAAGAGCAGATATGTTCAAGTATTTGGGCAAGTTGCTCATGTGGAAAACTCAAGGGGCAAAGGACTTGCTCTGTCGAATCTGTTTGATTTCTGCAGTTTCGAGCGCTCTCTTCACCAATGACACCTCTTGCGTGGTTTTGACCGAGTTTGTTTTAGAAGTTGCAGGACAACATAACCTCCCACCTCATCCTTTCCTACTCGCCCTTGCCTCGAGTGCAAACATTGGGTCTGCAGCAACCCCGATTGGCAATCCTCAAAACCTTGTTATAGCTGTTCAGAGTAAGATATCTTTTGGGACATTTGTGATTGGAATTCTCCCTGCGATGCTTGTGGGAGTTTGTGTGAATGCTTTGATTCTTCTATGTATGTTCTGGAGATTGTTGTCTGTCCAGATGGATGAGGAAGATCCAGCTACATTAACACATAGTACATCCTTAAACTCTCAAGAAATGAACTCTAGATTGGAAACCCCGACTGTGCAAAGTTCTCTGAATGTTAATGTGAGCATAGGTAATTTCGAGACTCTTAGAAACCGCTTACCTTCTAGCGAGAATGAAGTAAACAAGGTTCCTAGTGGCGTGATAGAGTCAGCAAGAATTTCAAGTGCATCAAAAGAGGAGACAAATGATTTGTCTTCTCATAAAAGGGACGAAACAATCCCATCAAAAAGGTCTCCATCGAACGATAGACAAACAGATGCATTTCCTACGGAGTCATTGGAAGGGAAGGAACATCTGACCACAAGATGGAAAAGGATATTGTGGAAATCTGGTGTTTACCTTATTACTATAGGAATGCTGATTGCACTGCTTATGGGCCTCAATATGTCGTGGTGTGCGATTACTGCTGCACTTGCTCTGGTTGTTCTTGACTTCACGGATGCCCGTCCAAGCCTAGAAAAG GTTTCCTATTCACTCTTGATTTTCTTCTGCGGaatgtttataaccgtcaatgGATTCAACAAGACCGGCATTCCAAGCGATCTTTGGGACTTCATGGAGCCGCATGCGCAAATTGATCGTGCTAGCGGC